Proteins found in one Bacilli bacterium PM5-9 genomic segment:
- a CDS encoding uncharacterized protein (UPF0297 family) (product_source=COG4472; cog=COG4472; pfam=PF06135; superfamily=63411): MSDNMNNTQHTMLFDANEIQDQRVRGILEHVVMALDEKGYNSINQIVGYLISNDPAYISSHNGARKMIQKVTRDEIIEELVKSYLGKNNY, encoded by the coding sequence ATGTCAGATAATATGAATAATACACAACACACAATGCTTTTTGATGCAAATGAAATTCAAGATCAAAGAGTTCGTGGAATACTAGAGCACGTTGTAATGGCTTTAGATGAAAAAGGATATAACTCTATTAACCAAATTGTAGGGTATCTTATCTCAAATGATCCTGCGTATATATCAAGTCATAATGGTGCAAGAAAAATGATTCAAAAGGTTACTCGTGATGAGATAATCGAGGAATTAGTGAAATCATATTTAGGGAAAAATAATTATTAA
- a CDS encoding uncharacterized protein YrzB (UPF0473 family) (product_source=COG3906; cog=COG3906; pfam=PF06949; superfamily=51445), whose product MQDQDNKIVLVDELGNEKEFEILLTFENEELNKKYVYYYDPEINDDEDAEMYVSIYDDEGNIFDIEDPEEQEMVEEVYNTFLDETGIEDEEE is encoded by the coding sequence ATGCAAGATCAAGATAACAAAATCGTATTAGTTGATGAATTAGGAAATGAAAAAGAATTTGAAATTTTATTAACTTTTGAAAATGAAGAATTAAATAAAAAATATGTATATTATTATGATCCAGAAATTAATGATGATGAAGATGCAGAAATGTATGTTTCAATTTATGATGATGAAGGAAATATTTTTGATATAGAAGATCCAGAAGAACAAGAAATGGTTGAAGAAGTATATAATACATTTCTTGATGAAACAGGAATAGAAGATGAAGAAGAGTAA
- a CDS encoding exodeoxyribonuclease-3 (product_source=KO:K01142; cath_funfam=3.60.10.10; cog=COG0708; ko=KO:K01142; pfam=PF03372; superfamily=56219; tigrfam=TIGR00633), which translates to MELVSWNVNGIRACLDKGFADSIALLNPDIVCVQETKAQEEQVDLSSLGYYQYWNSAIKKGYSGTLILSKIKAISCTYGMGIEEHDQEGRIITLEFENFYLVNVYTPNSQRELARLDYRMQWEDAFRKYLNDLNLSKPVILCGDLNVAHQEIDIARPKTNTKSAGFTIEERNKFSELLSSGFIDTFRYFYPDKVDEYSWWSYMRQSRQKNIGWRIDYFCVSKRLKDMLVDAKIHQDIMGSDHCPVSLKINL; encoded by the coding sequence ATGGAATTAGTATCATGGAATGTTAATGGGATAAGAGCCTGTTTAGATAAGGGATTTGCTGATAGTATAGCATTGTTAAATCCAGATATTGTATGTGTTCAAGAAACTAAAGCACAAGAGGAGCAAGTTGATTTAAGTAGTTTAGGATATTATCAATATTGGAATAGTGCAATAAAAAAAGGTTATTCAGGTACATTAATATTATCTAAAATTAAAGCAATTTCTTGTACCTATGGAATGGGGATAGAAGAACATGATCAAGAAGGACGCATTATTACATTAGAGTTTGAAAACTTTTACTTAGTCAATGTTTATACACCAAACTCACAACGAGAGTTAGCAAGACTTGATTATCGTATGCAATGGGAAGATGCTTTTAGAAAATATTTAAATGATTTGAATTTATCTAAGCCAGTTATTTTATGTGGTGATTTAAATGTTGCACATCAAGAAATTGATATAGCAAGACCAAAAACAAATACTAAATCAGCTGGTTTTACAATTGAAGAGAGAAACAAATTTAGTGAATTACTTTCATCGGGGTTTATTGATACCTTTAGATATTTTTATCCAGATAAAGTTGATGAATATTCATGGTGGTCATACATGAGGCAATCAAGACAAAAGAATATAGGGTGGCGTATTGATTATTTTTGTGTTAGCAAAAGACTTAAAGATATGTTAGTCGATGCAAAAATACATCAAGATATTATGGGCTCAGATCATTGTCCTGTCTCATTAAAAATTAATTTATAA
- a CDS encoding alanyl-tRNA synthetase (product_source=KO:K01872; cath_funfam=1.20.120.580,3.30.930.10,3.30.980.10; cog=COG0013; ko=KO:K01872; pfam=PF01411,PF02272,PF07973; superfamily=101353,55186,55681; tigrfam=TIGR00344) gives MKFRTASQLRRLFLDYFKEHGHMIEPGVSLVPVNDPSLLWINSGVSALKKYFDGSTTLENPRIANSQRSIRTNDIENVGLTARHHTMFEMLGNFSIGDYFKKEAIQFGWEFLTSPDWVGMEIDKLYVTVYTDDDEAYDIWKNVIGLDDSRIFRLEGNFWEIGNGPCGPNSEIFYDRGLDYDPDNVGIELLAKDMDNDRYIEIWNIVFSQFNAQEELDRSEYKPLPQKNIDTGMGLERLASIVQNAETNFETDLFMPIIIEVESLASYGYEGKYKRAYKVIADHIRAITFALADGAMFSNEGRGYVLKRLLRRAARFGLELGIDEPFLYRIVPTVIDIMNDYYPFLNEKQELVSKIIKSDEERFHKTLASGLKMFEDVKNTSVDKMITGEQAFRLYDTYGFPIEIVLELSEESGYTVDMDGFKKLMKNQQEMARASFKDTSNMKNQSADLLAFKNESNFVGYNLNEINSKIIAIFKNGERIEELEGKGEIVFEDTVFYAESGGQINDKGTIEINGVDLEVLGVRKAPNGQHLHLVDTMPIKVGNRATLKIDVNHRKLISRNHTATHLLHQALKNVLGNHVNQAGSYVTDEYLRFDFNHFEKVSDEDLVVIEKIVNDVIFESIDLKISTMSIEKAKELGAQALFNDKYDDDVRVVEVPGFSLELCGGTHVKRTNELGLFRIEKEESVGSGIRRIIARTSKYAYQMLVAEENKLKDLSLKLGEKDTNKAMKRLEKLINDLAHARKEYESIKDKAASGLSVIIDDEYIDINDMKVYLLYMKIADIKDMKSFVDKIKNEKDRAIGVVYTDEAKKPYVVGVSQDLIDEGIIAKNIAQLINENFDGKGGGKLDMAQGATNEVIDEEKLCELLKQIN, from the coding sequence ATGAAATTTCGTACTGCATCACAACTTAGAAGGTTGTTTTTAGATTATTTTAAAGAACATGGACATATGATTGAGCCAGGTGTTTCATTAGTTCCTGTTAATGATCCATCATTACTATGGATAAACTCAGGAGTAAGTGCCTTAAAGAAATATTTTGATGGTTCAACAACACTAGAAAACCCAAGAATTGCTAATTCACAGCGTTCAATTAGAACAAATGATATTGAGAATGTTGGTTTAACTGCTAGGCATCATACTATGTTTGAAATGCTAGGTAACTTTTCAATAGGTGATTATTTTAAAAAGGAAGCAATTCAATTTGGTTGGGAGTTTTTAACTAGTCCTGATTGGGTTGGAATGGAAATAGATAAGCTTTATGTAACAGTCTATACTGATGATGATGAAGCATATGATATTTGGAAAAATGTTATTGGATTAGACGATTCAAGAATTTTTAGGTTAGAAGGTAATTTCTGGGAAATTGGTAATGGACCATGTGGGCCTAATAGTGAAATTTTTTATGATCGTGGTTTAGATTATGATCCAGATAATGTTGGAATTGAATTACTTGCTAAAGATATGGATAACGATCGTTATATTGAAATTTGGAATATTGTCTTTTCACAATTTAATGCTCAAGAAGAACTTGATAGATCAGAGTATAAACCATTACCACAAAAAAATATTGATACGGGAATGGGCTTAGAACGTTTAGCATCAATTGTTCAAAATGCTGAAACAAACTTTGAAACAGATTTATTTATGCCAATTATTATTGAAGTTGAATCGCTAGCAAGCTATGGTTATGAAGGAAAATACAAACGTGCTTATAAAGTAATCGCTGATCATATTAGAGCAATTACCTTTGCTTTAGCTGATGGAGCAATGTTTTCAAATGAAGGGCGTGGTTATGTTTTAAAAAGACTATTAAGACGTGCTGCTCGTTTTGGATTAGAACTTGGAATTGATGAACCATTCTTATATAGAATAGTACCAACAGTAATTGATATTATGAATGATTACTATCCATTTTTAAATGAGAAACAAGAATTAGTTTCAAAAATAATTAAATCTGATGAAGAAAGATTTCATAAAACACTAGCATCTGGTTTAAAAATGTTTGAAGATGTTAAAAACACAAGTGTTGATAAAATGATTACTGGTGAACAAGCATTTAGATTATATGATACATACGGATTTCCAATTGAAATAGTTTTAGAACTTAGTGAAGAATCTGGTTATACTGTTGATATGGATGGATTTAAGAAATTAATGAAAAATCAACAAGAAATGGCACGTGCTAGTTTTAAAGATACTTCTAATATGAAAAATCAATCTGCAGATTTATTAGCATTCAAAAATGAATCAAACTTTGTTGGTTATAATTTAAATGAAATTAATTCAAAAATTATTGCGATTTTTAAAAATGGTGAAAGAATAGAAGAACTTGAAGGCAAAGGAGAAATAGTCTTTGAAGATACTGTATTCTATGCAGAAAGTGGCGGTCAAATCAATGATAAAGGTACAATAGAAATTAATGGTGTTGACTTAGAAGTATTAGGAGTTAGAAAAGCTCCAAATGGACAACATTTACACCTTGTTGATACAATGCCAATTAAGGTTGGAAATCGTGCAACATTAAAAATAGATGTTAACCATCGTAAATTAATTTCAAGAAATCACACTGCTACTCATTTATTACATCAAGCATTAAAAAATGTTTTAGGAAACCATGTTAATCAAGCTGGATCATATGTTACAGATGAGTATTTACGTTTTGATTTTAATCATTTCGAAAAAGTTAGTGATGAAGATTTAGTTGTAATTGAAAAGATTGTTAACGATGTTATTTTTGAAAGTATAGATTTAAAAATATCTACCATGAGTATTGAAAAAGCTAAAGAATTAGGAGCTCAAGCATTATTTAATGATAAATATGATGATGATGTTCGTGTTGTTGAAGTACCAGGATTCTCTTTAGAATTATGTGGTGGAACACATGTCAAAAGAACAAATGAATTAGGTTTATTTAGAATTGAAAAAGAAGAATCAGTTGGTTCTGGTATTAGAAGAATAATCGCAAGAACTTCAAAATATGCTTATCAAATGTTAGTTGCTGAAGAAAATAAATTAAAAGATTTATCACTAAAATTAGGTGAAAAAGATACAAATAAAGCAATGAAAAGATTAGAAAAATTAATTAATGATTTAGCACATGCTAGAAAAGAATATGAATCAATTAAGGATAAAGCAGCATCTGGTTTATCAGTAATTATTGATGATGAATATATTGATATTAATGATATGAAAGTTTATCTATTATATATGAAAATTGCTGATATTAAGGATATGAAATCATTTGTTGATAAAATTAAAAATGAAAAAGATCGTGCAATTGGAGTTGTATATACTGATGAAGCTAAAAAACCATATGTTGTTGGTGTTAGTCAGGATTTAATTGATGAAGGAATAATCGCAAAAAATATTGCACAATTAATTAATGAAAACTTTGATGGAAAAGGTGGCGGAAAACTTGATATGGCTCAAGGTGCTACTAATGAAGTCATTGATGAAGAAAAATTATGCGAACTTTTAAAACAAATTAATTAA
- a CDS encoding DhnA family fructose-bisphosphate aldolase class Ia (product_source=COG1830; cog=COG1830; superfamily=49785; transmembrane_helix_parts=Inside_1_11,TMhelix_12_34,Outside_35_168) — protein MNKIVKKILRIIVALIIAGAIIYFLSPSTMSNLIEPNIAKHKSLVNSDYITTTYWNKSNVAYKIAVEVDDFNGDIIEAGEYDVYLLNAKTTNDEIPIKANIYIDKDYENVNEIAKKTPVLKIGGPKNEKKTYKLTLKKGDYVYIVPVNDARKAINGTIAITARNTIEK, from the coding sequence ATGAATAAAATTGTCAAGAAAATTTTACGTATAATAGTTGCCTTAATAATAGCTGGTGCAATAATATATTTTTTATCACCTTCTACAATGAGCAATCTTATTGAACCAAATATAGCTAAACATAAATCATTAGTAAATTCAGATTATATCACTACTACATATTGGAATAAAAGTAATGTAGCATATAAAATTGCTGTTGAGGTTGATGATTTTAATGGTGATATTATTGAAGCTGGGGAATATGATGTTTATTTGTTAAATGCAAAAACTACTAATGATGAAATACCAATAAAAGCTAATATATATATTGATAAAGATTATGAGAATGTTAATGAAATAGCAAAAAAAACACCAGTATTAAAAATTGGTGGACCTAAAAATGAAAAGAAAACATATAAATTAACACTTAAAAAAGGTGATTATGTCTATATAGTTCCGGTTAATGATGCAAGAAAAGCAATAAATGGAACTATTGCCATAACAGCAAGAAATACTATTGAAAAATAG
- a CDS encoding glycerol kinase (product_source=KO:K00864; cath_funfam=3.30.420.40; cog=COG0554; ko=KO:K00864; pfam=PF00370,PF02782; superfamily=53067; tigrfam=TIGR01311), with the protein MEKYILSLDQGTSSTRAIIFNKNGKVIDQAQQELTNYFEKPGWVEQDASEIWLSTLSVLSQLFINSKIKPEQISCIGITNQRETTILWDKETGIPLYKAIVWQSRQSAEICDELSQKNYANTFLEKTGLPIDPYFSATKIKWMIDNVSGVKEKIESGNVLFGTVDSWLLWNLSKNKVHATDYTNASRTMMYNIHELKWDDDILNILNIPKEILPKVCNSSHLYDYTNPAHFFGLEVPISAIAGDQQAALFGQSCFDEGMMKNTYGTGCFMLMNTGFKAIKSNNGLITTIAWGLDNKITYALEGSIFVAGSAIQWLRDSLELIENASQSEELANEIKDNGGVYLVPAFVGLGSPYWDMDAKGAIFGLTRGSTKAHLTRATLESIAYQTKDIVELMCEESKINLKKLKVDGGACANNMLMQFQADILNVDIDLPLSMETTALGVAYLAGLQCGIYNSIEEIKENYKVSKCYKAQMSDDKRNEYYQKWKVAINACQAFK; encoded by the coding sequence ATGGAAAAATACATTCTATCTTTAGATCAAGGAACATCTTCCACAAGAGCAATTATTTTTAATAAAAATGGTAAAGTTATTGATCAAGCACAACAAGAATTAACAAATTATTTTGAAAAACCAGGTTGGGTTGAACAAGATGCTAGTGAAATTTGGTTATCAACTTTAAGTGTTTTATCACAATTATTTATTAATAGTAAAATAAAGCCGGAACAAATATCATGTATTGGTATTACTAATCAAAGAGAAACAACTATATTATGGGATAAAGAAACAGGAATTCCATTATACAAAGCAATTGTCTGGCAATCAAGACAAAGTGCTGAAATTTGTGATGAGTTATCTCAAAAAAATTACGCTAATACTTTTTTAGAAAAAACAGGATTACCAATTGATCCATATTTTTCAGCAACTAAAATAAAATGGATGATTGATAATGTTTCAGGTGTTAAAGAAAAAATAGAAAGTGGTAATGTTTTATTTGGAACAGTTGATAGTTGGTTATTATGGAATTTATCAAAAAACAAAGTCCATGCTACTGATTATACTAATGCCTCAAGAACAATGATGTATAACATTCATGAGTTAAAATGGGATGATGATATACTAAATATTTTAAATATACCTAAGGAAATATTACCCAAAGTTTGTAATAGCTCACATCTATATGATTATACAAATCCTGCACATTTTTTTGGTTTAGAAGTGCCAATATCAGCGATTGCAGGCGATCAACAAGCTGCTTTATTTGGACAAAGTTGTTTTGATGAAGGTATGATGAAAAACACTTATGGAACTGGTTGTTTTATGTTAATGAATACAGGTTTCAAAGCAATTAAATCTAACAATGGTTTAATCACAACAATAGCATGGGGCTTAGATAATAAGATAACTTATGCCTTAGAAGGTTCAATTTTTGTAGCAGGAAGTGCTATTCAATGGTTAAGAGATAGTTTAGAATTAATTGAAAATGCTTCCCAATCTGAAGAGCTTGCTAATGAAATCAAAGATAATGGTGGTGTTTATTTAGTACCTGCATTTGTAGGTCTTGGTTCTCCGTATTGGGATATGGATGCAAAAGGAGCAATTTTTGGTTTAACTAGAGGTTCAACTAAAGCACATCTTACAAGAGCAACACTTGAATCTATTGCCTATCAAACAAAAGATATTGTAGAATTAATGTGTGAAGAATCTAAAATTAATTTAAAAAAACTTAAAGTTGATGGTGGAGCTTGCGCTAATAATATGCTAATGCAATTTCAAGCTGATATATTAAATGTTGATATTGATTTACCTTTATCAATGGAAACAACTGCTTTAGGTGTAGCATATTTAGCAGGATTACAATGTGGTATCTATAATTCTATCGAAGAAATTAAAGAAAATTATAAAGTGTCAAAATGCTATAAAGCACAAATGAGTGATGATAAAAGAAATGAATATTATCAAAAATGGAAAGTAGCAATTAATGCTTGTCAAGCATTCAAATAA
- a CDS encoding 6-phosphofructokinase 1 (product_source=KO:K00850; cath_funfam=3.40.50.450; cog=COG0205; ko=KO:K00850; pfam=PF00365; superfamily=53784; tigrfam=TIGR02482), giving the protein MKKVAVLTSGGDAPGMNAAIRAVVRTCLYKNMEAYGIKEGYRGLFEDKIFKFERKSVSEKINHGGTFLGTARFDEFKNDDIVEIAANNLKKRCIDYLVVIGGDGTFNGALKLSKFGIKVACVPATIDNDIAFSQITIGFDTAVNTVIEAIDKIKDNSNSHSRCSIIEVMGRNCGDIALHSGIAVGAEEIFIDKETFTFDKVCDVVEESRKDKKRNTIIVVTENICNVIELAEYVENKTCIETRSTILGYIQRGGIPSALDRFIASGLGAHAVEMIELDNANIVVGTTGVSFYHTNIEEALNMKSNNSEDMMRLSNYLK; this is encoded by the coding sequence ATGAAAAAAGTCGCTGTATTAACATCTGGTGGTGATGCACCAGGAATGAATGCTGCAATTAGAGCAGTTGTCAGAACTTGCCTTTATAAAAATATGGAAGCTTATGGTATTAAAGAAGGCTATCGTGGTTTATTTGAAGATAAAATTTTTAAGTTTGAAAGAAAATCAGTATCTGAAAAAATAAACCATGGAGGAACCTTTTTAGGAACAGCTCGATTTGATGAATTTAAGAATGATGATATTGTTGAAATAGCTGCAAATAATCTAAAAAAGAGATGTATTGATTATTTGGTTGTTATTGGGGGCGATGGTACTTTTAATGGAGCATTAAAACTATCAAAATTTGGTATTAAAGTAGCATGTGTTCCTGCTACTATTGATAACGATATTGCTTTTTCACAAATAACAATCGGTTTTGATACAGCAGTAAATACAGTTATTGAAGCAATTGATAAGATAAAGGATAATTCAAACTCTCATTCTCGTTGTTCAATAATTGAAGTTATGGGACGCAATTGTGGTGATATTGCCTTACATTCTGGAATTGCTGTTGGAGCTGAAGAAATCTTCATCGACAAAGAAACTTTTACATTTGATAAAGTATGTGATGTTGTTGAAGAAAGTAGAAAAGATAAAAAACGTAACACAATAATTGTTGTTACGGAAAATATATGTAATGTGATTGAATTAGCCGAATATGTTGAAAATAAAACATGTATTGAAACTCGTTCAACTATTCTTGGTTATATTCAAAGAGGTGGGATTCCTAGTGCTTTAGATCGCTTTATTGCATCTGGATTAGGAGCTCATGCTGTTGAAATGATTGAATTAGATAATGCAAATATTGTTGTTGGAACAACAGGAGTTAGTTTTTATCATACTAACATTGAAGAAGCATTAAATATGAAATCTAACAACAGCGAAGATATGATGCGTCTATCCAACTATTTGAAATAG
- a CDS encoding putative Holliday junction resolvase (product_source=KO:K07447; cath_funfam=3.30.420.140; cog=COG0816; ko=KO:K07447; pfam=PF03652; superfamily=53098; tigrfam=TIGR00250) yields MISAQGITTIRFEEDAYKKACRLLKECLAKYEIECFVLGNPKHMNGDIGVSSQRSLDFKERLEKEFSLKVVLWDERLSSVLVDKSMIEMNLSRKKRKKVIDEMAAINILQGYLDSIR; encoded by the coding sequence ATGATAAGTGCTCAAGGAATAACAACCATTAGATTTGAAGAAGATGCTTATAAAAAAGCTTGTCGTCTTTTAAAAGAGTGCTTAGCAAAATATGAAATAGAATGTTTTGTTTTAGGTAATCCTAAACACATGAATGGTGATATAGGTGTTTCATCACAGCGCTCACTTGATTTTAAAGAAAGACTTGAAAAAGAATTTTCACTAAAAGTAGTTTTATGGGATGAAAGATTAAGCAGTGTTTTAGTAGATAAATCAATGATAGAAATGAATCTATCAAGAAAAAAAAGAAAGAAAGTTATTGATGAAATGGCAGCAATTAATATTTTGCAAGGCTATTTAGATTCAATAAGATAA
- a CDS encoding succinyl-diaminopimelate desuccinylase (product_source=KO:K01439; cath_funfam=3.30.70.360,3.40.630.10; cog=COG0624; ko=KO:K01439; pfam=PF01546; superfamily=53187; tigrfam=TIGR01887) has product MNIDKEFELFLKNSSKLIEIPSVISKEKENMPFGQEVYNALVKAIEIASIMNYKTFIDPNGYYGYAEIGEGELFGVLCHVDVVPEGDLSNWKHDPYQLTIENNKIYGRGIQDDKGPTLLSMHALKMLLDDGYQLKKRVRFIFGSDEETLWRCMDKYKQNEEIPKMGFTPDSIFPVTNAEKGLYQIEISSNEKIDFSFNGGEAINSVASQATIEYNKEIENSLINNNIEYSINDNEIKVVGKSAHVKDADKGDNAIVKLASILKQLNFQSNLLNFIVEKGSNPNGKLLFNEICDEISGKLMFNIGKAIFTKNIQTISIDMRIPVTYQKEKIDEVLNEVASQYNLQIKVVDYVKSLYVDENSELVKSLMKAYQEVSHDYTAKPLASGGATFSRVMDNFVAFGADLPTSISTAHQANECVDIDDYKKALEIYIKAFELLVF; this is encoded by the coding sequence ATGAATATTGATAAAGAGTTTGAGTTGTTTTTAAAAAATAGTAGTAAATTAATAGAGATACCAAGTGTTATTTCAAAAGAAAAAGAAAATATGCCTTTTGGTCAAGAAGTATATAATGCTTTAGTAAAAGCAATTGAAATAGCAAGCATAATGAATTATAAAACTTTCATTGATCCAAATGGATATTATGGATATGCTGAAATTGGAGAAGGTGAATTATTTGGTGTTCTATGTCATGTTGATGTTGTTCCTGAAGGTGATTTAAGCAATTGGAAGCATGATCCATATCAATTAACAATTGAAAATAATAAAATTTATGGGCGTGGAATTCAAGATGATAAAGGACCAACTTTATTAAGCATGCACGCTTTAAAGATGTTGCTTGATGATGGTTATCAATTAAAAAAGCGTGTTAGATTTATTTTTGGTAGTGATGAAGAAACTTTATGGCGTTGTATGGATAAATATAAACAAAATGAAGAAATTCCTAAAATGGGATTTACTCCTGATTCTATTTTTCCAGTTACAAATGCTGAAAAAGGATTGTATCAAATTGAAATTAGTTCTAATGAAAAAATTGATTTTTCATTTAATGGTGGGGAAGCAATTAATTCAGTGGCTTCACAAGCAACGATTGAATATAATAAAGAAATTGAAAATAGTTTAATTAATAATAATATAGAATATTCTATTAATGATAATGAAATAAAAGTAGTTGGAAAATCAGCGCATGTTAAAGATGCTGATAAAGGAGATAATGCGATTGTTAAATTAGCAAGTATTTTAAAACAATTAAATTTTCAATCTAACCTTTTAAATTTCATTGTAGAAAAGGGTAGTAATCCTAATGGTAAATTACTATTTAATGAAATCTGTGATGAAATATCAGGGAAATTAATGTTTAATATTGGAAAAGCTATTTTTACTAAGAATATACAAACTATTTCAATTGATATGAGAATACCTGTTACATATCAAAAAGAAAAAATTGATGAAGTATTAAATGAAGTAGCAAGCCAATATAATTTGCAAATCAAGGTAGTTGATTATGTAAAATCATTGTATGTTGATGAAAATAGTGAGTTAGTAAAATCATTAATGAAAGCATATCAAGAAGTAAGTCATGATTATACAGCAAAGCCATTAGCAAGCGGAGGAGCAACTTTTTCACGTGTGATGGATAATTTTGTTGCTTTTGGAGCAGATTTACCAACATCAATAAGTACAGCTCATCAAGCAAATGAGTGTGTTGATATTGATGATTATAAAAAAGCATTAGAAATCTATATTAAGGCATTTGAATTGTTAGTTTTTTAA